The region ACCGAAGTTCCTGTGTATGTTCCATTATTTTCTTTCATCGGCCGGCGCCTGCCCATACTTTCCAGGCTTACGCTATCTACTGCGCCTTCAAAACCAAGCTTCCAGGTTACCCGGGAACTTTCTACGGCTTTAATGTCCATTTTGGATGACGTGGAATTTGCAAGACCGGTATACCCGGGATAATTGATTGTTAGTTGCTGCTCTTTTAAAATCGGCGCTTTAGATTTCACTTCAGTAGAATCTGTAGGCCGAAAAACTATAATTTCTTCCTTCGGAATTTCATTTTCCTTTGAAAAATAATTTTCAGTTAACCCGAAATAAAACGCAAAAAAACCAATAGTAATCATTACTACAGAAGTAATTGCGGCTTTTCCCAGTTTATGCTCAGGCTGAATTTTTTTGCTCTCGGCTTCGACTTCTTTTGCTACTTTTTGCTGCTGAAGTTTTGCTAAACCAGACAGCTCCTCGGTTGGTTTTAGTAATAATCCGCTGCTATATTCCAGTTTATTGGATTTGCGATCAATAAAACTGCTGACTTTCTGCAAATCGATTTTCCACGGCCTTTTGAGAAAAGCAGCCACAATAAAAACAATTCCGAAACTAAAAATACAGATGAGTAAATTGAAAGAAAAGAACCAGATAAAAACCGCAGCAACAGTAGCATAGAGAAATACCTCCAGCCAAAGTAATAGTTGCCAGCGCTTTTGAAACCTGATTAATATGTCTTTTCCGGTTTTGCTCATTGTTTTCTATATCGCGACAAGGCTCTTTCTGATAAGATTAGTATGCTTAATAATATCCATAAATATTTAGAAATATCTCTGCCATTCCGGTTTTTTGTCGATTCTGAAGCTTCTCCAAAATTTGGCTTTAAAAGTGCCAAATTCATCACCCGAAAATCATACTTTTCAGCTTCTTTATTAATTTCGGTATAGAGGTTGAACATTTCCAAAAGCTGTTCGGCGAGATGTTCTTCAACAATATTTTCTGAATTTAGTTGGCCGGTTAAATGATATTCATTTTCGAAGTTTCCAGGCTCAATAATTGAATTTGCCAAAGAATCCCTTCGGAACTTCACAACTTTTCCTTCAGTTTTTGGTGAAGGTTCTTCACTCAACCAGATCAATATTTCTCCGGAATTTGAATTAAAATTTTCTTCTTCAAAATTTATAATTTCAATAGGCTGTTCCAGGTACTTTCCCAAAGCCAAAAACGAAGCTTTGATATACTTATTTTCCGACCGAAATTCTTCTTCGGAATATATTTGTACCCGCAAAGTATCCAATTCCACCACCGGAATATTTACGAATTCAGTTTCTATTTCTGAAGTGCTTAAATTTTGCTTTTCCTTCTGAAATTTAAATTCTTCAGTATCGCTAATCACTGAAATGCGTTCGATTTCTTCTCCTCTTTTAATCGCCCCCACCAAATTGGTTTTTACAGTTCCCGGATTCAGGTTAATCCAATGAATATTTTTGCTAATTTCAGGACGTTTTCCTTTAATTCCGCTAACAAAAGCATTGGTAAAAACCACTATACTATCGGTTTTTAAAGTTTCCGCTTCCCTGGCGAGTTTCCAGTAATTCGGGGTTTCAGAAAAAGTATCCTTTACAATTTCAGGTTCATATTCCGGAAAATCGGTTTCTAAAAACCGAACCTCAACGGTATTGTTTAAACTATCTGTTAGCGTTTTTACTTCCGAAGAAGAAAGCAAAGATTTTTCAACCAAATAGGTGATCGGTGAATTTTCGGTTTTATAATGTAAACGTGGTTCGGCCAGGATAAACACCAAAATCGTGATGAGCAACATTCTTAGCAACAACAACCAGAATTCGTTCAGTTTAATGCTACTGCTTTTTTGGGAATCAGATTCCTGTAGGAATTTTATACTCCCAACTTTAATGGTTTTTCCTTCTTTTTTACTCCATAAATGAATCGCTACCGGAACGACGAGTCCCAGTAAAGCCCATAAAAATGAAGGATTTAGAAAAAACATACTACATTAAATTATTACGTTTTTTCAGTAACAATTGAAGCGCCTCTCCAATCGGTTCATCAAGCCGAAAAAGTTGATAGGTAATAGCATTGGCCAGCATAATTTCTTTAGTTGTTTTAATCGATTTCTCCAGGGAATCCAGGTATTGCTTCCGGGCTTCTTTGGCATCTATCTTCATTCGCGCACCGGTTTCCAGGTCTTCAAAAGTAAGCGAACCTTTATGATTAAATTCCAATTCATTTTTTCCCAGAAGATGTAAAACCACCACTTCATTTCTGGGTGTTTTCAACTTGGTGATAACATTAGTTAATTCTGAAGTTTCTTCGTGTAGATCTGAAATAAAAAATATAAGTTCTTTGTGTCTCCTATCGTTAAGTTTTTCAGCGGCTTTCGGATTTTTAGGCCATTTCCCTTCAGTTTTAATGTTGATCAATTCCAGCAATAACCTATTAAAATGCTTTTTCTGAACTTGTGGATAAAGGGCGTGCAATTGGTGATCGTTCAATGCAAAGAGCCCAACAGCATCTCCCTGTCCCTGCGCCAACCAGGCCAAAGAAGCGACCAAAACCCGAACATAGTCCATTTTGGTTATTCCATCTTCCTCGTGTTGCATAGACCTGCTGGAATCGAGAATAAATTTTATCGAAATATTGGTTTCTACTTCAGATTGTTTGATGTAATATCGACCCGAACGAGCCAGCATTTTCCAGTCCAGCAATCGCATATCATCTCCCGGCTCGTAACCGCGATACTGGCTAAATTCCATTCCGGGTCCCAGCCTTCGGCTATGGTTTAGGCCAGAAAGATAGCCGTCTACCGTCACCCTGGCGATAAGTGCTAAACCACTCACGCTGTTGATGATCTCTGGTTTTAATAACTGCTGATAATCCTGCTTCACTCGATAATCGAGATTTATCCCGATTACTATCGGGAGCTCCGAGGCTTGCCTCGAAAATTAAACAATTCTTCACTATAAATGTCTCTTGAGCTTGCTGTGAGGCAGTTTACTCGATAATCGAGATTTAAATGCTCCAAAGCTTGCCTCGAATAAAAGAATAATTTTCCGACTCATACCTCGTGGACTTGCCCGAGGTTCTTGATTTTATTTTCTTGCTTTTTCTGCCGGTATTATTGATTTTAGTAATTCGGCGGTCACCTCATCTGAAGTTATTCCTTCGGCTTCCGCTTTAAAATTCACAATCACCCTATGGCGCAAAACCGGGTAAGCACAATGTTCCAGATCTTCGGGAGTTACAGCCAATCTGCCTTGTTGTAAAGCCCTGGCTTTCGCAGTGAGGATCATCGCCTGCCCTGCTCTTGGTCCTGCCCCCCAGTTCACCCATTCTTTTACAAATTCGTTGCTGCTGGTTTCAGGACGAGTGGCCCGAATAAGTTTATTAACATAGGAAATCAACTCATCACTTATAGGAACTTCCCGCACCAATTGCTGCAGTCTTAAGATTTCAGCGCCACTAAGAATTGGGTTTATCGTCGTCTTCTTAGATCCCGTGGTATGTTTTAAAATTTGGTTTTCTTCAAGTTCTGTAGGATAGCCGATTTTAATATAAAAAAGGAACCTGTCCTGTTGCGCTTCCGGTAAAGGAAAGGTTCCCGATTGTTCTATCGGGTTTTGCGTTGCCAAAATAAAGAACGGACGCTCTAGTTCGTAGGTTTTCCCGGAATAAGTCACTTCAAACTCCTGCATCGCCTCCAAAAGCGCCGCCTGGGTTTTTGGTGGGGTTCGGTTAATCTCATCGGCTAAAATAATATTTGCGAAAATCGGTCCTTTATTGAATTCAAAGAATTTCTTCCCCGTGGTATGGTCTTCCTCGAGAATTTCAGTCCCAATAATATCGGAAGGCATTAGATCTGGCGTAAACTGAATTCTCTTGAATTTTAAATCTATTGCCTGGGAAAGCGTTCTTATCATTAAAGTTTTGGCCAAACCGGGAACACCTTCTAAAAGCGCATGCCCACCTGCCAAAAATGTAATAAGTAACTGGTCTACGGTTTCTTCCTGCCCAATAATTACCTTAGCGATCTCGGTTTTTAGGTCTTTAAGTTTCCCGGTAAGGATTTTTACTTCCTGGTCTAAATCGGCTAATTGCTGATCCATATTTTCATCTTATTTTAAATTTACTCGATAATCGAGATTTAAATATTCCGAGGCTTGTCTCGAATCAAAAACTTTCCACTTTATGCCTTGTGGGCTTGTTCCGAGGTAGTTTACTCAAAGGGTGAACTTGTAATAGGTTTTATAATCATTGCCCTTCAATATTGCTAATATTGTGTCCAGCAGCCTGCTGGTTAAGATGTAAGGGCATACATCACGATATTCACCCCAAAACGGGTATTATCTATTTTATAAAATCGTTTGTTTCTAAAATCATAATCCCACTCGCAACCGTAATCTTTGTTGCTATAAAGCACGCCAATTCTTCCGTTTATAACAATTGCCTTTAAATATTCGTGCACCAGATCGTCTCCCCAACCGTTTAATTCCTGGGAAGTAGTTGGCGGACCGTTTTCAAACTCAAAAAACACATTATAAATTTCGTGATTGTTTGGGATCTTGTCCAATTCTCCCGGACCAAAGATCTCTTCCATTTGCCTTTCGAAAGATTTAGCAAAAAGTCCGTCGATATCGTGGTTGCAATCATCGGCAAAAACGAAACCTCCATTTTTCACATATTTTTCAAAATTCTCTTTTTCCTTAGCCGTGAACTGTACCAATTTATGTCCTGAAATATAACAAAACGGGCATTTAAAAATCTCATCGCTACTTAGCGGAACAATATTCTCCCGGGTATCTACTTCCAGCGTGGTATACTCCACCAGGGAATTCAGCAAATTGGAGGGCATCCTTTGATCCACATCCCAATCTCCCGATTCATATTGAAGCCTGGTAAAGAAAAAACTATTCATTTTTTATTGTATAATGTAGATTGTATAGTGTATAATTTTTTGTTGCCACGAATTCACTAATCTTGATTTACAAATATATGCTATTGTGCCAGTAATGGAAATCGTCACTTCGAGTGTCCCGATCTTTATAGGGATGTATCGAGAAGTGTGTTAAAGGTTTCAAATGTTCTCGATACGGTTTTTTATAGCTTTCGCTTAAAAACCCTAGTCGAACTGACGGGATATTTAGTAATTACGTAAGATCAATCTTGTTTC is a window of Salegentibacter salegens DNA encoding:
- a CDS encoding BatA domain-containing protein — translated: MFFLNPSFLWALLGLVVPVAIHLWSKKEGKTIKVGSIKFLQESDSQKSSSIKLNEFWLLLLRMLLITILVFILAEPRLHYKTENSPITYLVEKSLLSSSEVKTLTDSLNNTVEVRFLETDFPEYEPEIVKDTFSETPNYWKLAREAETLKTDSIVVFTNAFVSGIKGKRPEISKNIHWINLNPGTVKTNLVGAIKRGEEIERISVISDTEEFKFQKEKQNLSTSEIETEFVNIPVVELDTLRVQIYSEEEFRSENKYIKASFLALGKYLEQPIEIINFEEENFNSNSGEILIWLSEEPSPKTEGKVVKFRRDSLANSIIEPGNFENEYHLTGQLNSENIVEEHLAEQLLEMFNLYTEINKEAEKYDFRVMNLALLKPNFGEASESTKNRNGRDISKYLWILLSILILSERALSRYRKQ
- a CDS encoding DUF58 domain-containing protein, with product MKQDYQQLLKPEIINSVSGLALIARVTVDGYLSGLNHSRRLGPGMEFSQYRGYEPGDDMRLLDWKMLARSGRYYIKQSEVETNISIKFILDSSRSMQHEEDGITKMDYVRVLVASLAWLAQGQGDAVGLFALNDHQLHALYPQVQKKHFNRLLLELINIKTEGKWPKNPKAAEKLNDRRHKELIFFISDLHEETSELTNVITKLKTPRNEVVVLHLLGKNELEFNHKGSLTFEDLETGARMKIDAKEARKQYLDSLEKSIKTTKEIMLANAITYQLFRLDEPIGEALQLLLKKRNNLM
- a CDS encoding AAA family ATPase is translated as MDQQLADLDQEVKILTGKLKDLKTEIAKVIIGQEETVDQLLITFLAGGHALLEGVPGLAKTLMIRTLSQAIDLKFKRIQFTPDLMPSDIIGTEILEEDHTTGKKFFEFNKGPIFANIILADEINRTPPKTQAALLEAMQEFEVTYSGKTYELERPFFILATQNPIEQSGTFPLPEAQQDRFLFYIKIGYPTELEENQILKHTTGSKKTTINPILSGAEILRLQQLVREVPISDELISYVNKLIRATRPETSSNEFVKEWVNWGAGPRAGQAMILTAKARALQQGRLAVTPEDLEHCAYPVLRHRVIVNFKAEAEGITSDEVTAELLKSIIPAEKARK
- a CDS encoding DUF4159 domain-containing protein; protein product: MNSFFFTRLQYESGDWDVDQRMPSNLLNSLVEYTTLEVDTRENIVPLSSDEIFKCPFCYISGHKLVQFTAKEKENFEKYVKNGGFVFADDCNHDIDGLFAKSFERQMEEIFGPGELDKIPNNHEIYNVFFEFENGPPTTSQELNGWGDDLVHEYLKAIVINGRIGVLYSNKDYGCEWDYDFRNKRFYKIDNTRFGVNIVMYALTS